The proteins below are encoded in one region of Nocardioides marmorisolisilvae:
- a CDS encoding branched-chain amino acid ABC transporter permease — protein sequence MAFAVILPQPYAHDFYYLDLFTLCCLYGILVLGLNIIFGYTGQLALSHVGFWGIGAYVSALLTVDLGWWSGWAMALGMVVCAALAAPLGIITRNLAGHYLALATLVFTGIVQLLLLNWVGLTKGPNGIGGIPPLGVGGFVAESPLARYYLMLAALIVVAVFTWRWQTSCYGRRAAAMKRSELAARSLGVDTSQLKVVSLMVSAAIASFAGSLYAHYLGYVSPDVFGFAEMFKMVTMIIIGGLATVGGPIVGAALLVMAPEWFRGFQQYWQLIYAVLLLVLVLRMPYGIWGLVLRLRDNLRHRRRDAPSVTGKAPHAPERAEEEVKVP from the coding sequence GTGGCGTTCGCCGTGATCCTCCCGCAGCCGTATGCGCACGACTTCTACTACCTCGACCTGTTCACGCTCTGCTGCCTCTACGGCATTCTCGTGCTCGGGTTGAACATCATCTTCGGATACACGGGCCAGCTCGCTCTGAGCCATGTCGGCTTCTGGGGCATCGGGGCCTATGTGTCGGCGCTCCTGACAGTCGATCTCGGTTGGTGGTCAGGATGGGCCATGGCGCTCGGCATGGTGGTTTGCGCCGCGCTGGCCGCTCCGCTCGGCATCATCACCCGCAATCTCGCCGGCCACTATCTGGCGCTCGCGACCTTGGTGTTCACCGGCATCGTGCAGCTGCTGCTCCTGAACTGGGTCGGCCTGACGAAGGGACCGAACGGCATCGGGGGGATCCCACCTCTGGGCGTTGGTGGCTTCGTCGCCGAATCGCCCCTGGCGCGCTATTACCTGATGCTGGCAGCTCTCATCGTAGTCGCTGTGTTCACGTGGCGATGGCAGACAAGTTGTTACGGGCGCAGGGCTGCGGCGATGAAGCGCAGCGAGCTCGCGGCACGGTCGCTCGGCGTCGACACCAGTCAGCTCAAGGTCGTAAGCCTGATGGTCTCGGCGGCGATTGCGTCTTTCGCTGGAAGCCTGTACGCGCACTATCTCGGCTACGTGAGTCCGGACGTCTTCGGGTTCGCGGAGATGTTCAAGATGGTCACGATGATCATCATCGGTGGCCTCGCCACCGTGGGAGGCCCGATCGTCGGCGCTGCCCTGCTGGTGATGGCACCGGAGTGGTTCCGTGGCTTCCAGCAGTACTGGCAGCTCATCTACGCAGTGCTCTTGCTGGTGCTGGTGCTGCGCATGCCGTACGGGATCTGGGGTCTGGTCCTGCGGTTGCGCGACAACCTGCGACACCGGCGTCGGGATGCTCCCTCGGTGACCGGCAAGGCTCCCCACGCTCCCGAGCGGGCCGAGGAGGAGGTTAAGGTTCCATGA
- a CDS encoding xanthine dehydrogenase family protein molybdopterin-binding subunit, whose amino-acid sequence MTGTGVVGRRFSRPDALAKASGRVDYLSDTRVPGMLEAAVVRSPFPRARVISVDTSEALAVPGVVAVVRAEDLGLVHPVRPFPESPQVQGVLTDSPMFVGDAVAAVVAQTRRAAQDAAALVFVDYEELRPILDPEESLRAEDQLFPQASGNLAGPRSDFERGDFDGALARASRVFVHEFETQRQCASTIEPMGCICTWHADGRIDVVTHLDNIFHMREQLAEVLGVDESTVVVTPPEALGATFGLKNSLIPSLEPLCALLSRHTGHPVRLLLTPEESMTTTVTRHPARIKLTTGVAEDGALLARGAEVLLDSGAYGFGYIVINSMAGKWATLYHTENLRFRGAAVYTNQVPCGAYRGVGTAQIHFAMESQIDEIARELGVDPIEYRMRHAIRPGDLLPGGTPVRALGLEECVARGKEAIGWNTPIPHSDGRFARGRGMALGLHHAGFTNLIPGLIERSICRARLIDGGRRIAVHIAAVDKGQGAIGTMMAVAAQTLHCELDGIVVDPVDTSAPYDALGAEASRSTYVQGRAVQGACTELQDAIVGAAARRLGIPVGGLTVEDGWVVAGDDRLLAFADVAEDLVDVVVEHEYTPTDLDPLPVVAADFCEVEVDRLTGVVRVLRFVAVQDAGKVINVLGAEGQIEGGVHHGLGYALTETLEIEDGQPMNGNFAGYRVLMAPDMPEIEPILVETVDEEAGPFGAKGLGTGVIPAVAAAAANAIRDALGVRPLRVPITPARVIELLDG is encoded by the coding sequence GTGACGGGCACCGGCGTCGTCGGCCGCCGATTCAGCCGACCCGATGCACTCGCCAAGGCCAGTGGCCGCGTCGACTACCTGTCCGACACGCGGGTTCCGGGCATGCTCGAGGCCGCTGTGGTGCGCTCACCGTTCCCACGGGCACGGGTGATCTCGGTGGACACCTCCGAGGCACTCGCCGTCCCCGGTGTCGTCGCCGTCGTCCGTGCCGAGGATCTGGGCCTGGTCCATCCGGTACGGCCGTTCCCGGAGTCGCCGCAGGTCCAAGGCGTGCTCACCGACAGTCCGATGTTCGTCGGGGACGCCGTCGCTGCCGTGGTGGCGCAGACTCGTCGTGCGGCGCAGGACGCGGCGGCCCTGGTCTTCGTCGACTATGAAGAGCTGCGGCCGATCCTCGACCCCGAGGAGTCGCTGCGAGCGGAGGACCAACTGTTCCCGCAGGCATCCGGCAACCTCGCCGGTCCACGCAGTGACTTCGAGCGTGGCGACTTCGACGGCGCGCTCGCTCGAGCCTCACGTGTCTTCGTTCACGAGTTCGAGACCCAGCGCCAGTGCGCCTCCACGATCGAGCCTATGGGGTGCATCTGCACCTGGCATGCCGACGGCCGAATCGATGTGGTCACCCACCTCGACAACATCTTCCACATGCGCGAGCAGCTGGCCGAGGTCCTCGGAGTCGACGAGTCGACGGTGGTCGTCACGCCGCCGGAGGCGCTCGGCGCCACCTTTGGACTGAAGAACTCCCTCATTCCCAGCCTAGAGCCACTGTGCGCCTTGCTGTCGCGTCACACCGGCCACCCGGTCCGACTCCTGCTGACACCGGAGGAGAGCATGACCACGACGGTGACCCGTCATCCCGCTCGGATCAAGCTGACCACGGGTGTCGCCGAGGATGGAGCGCTACTCGCCCGAGGGGCCGAGGTACTGCTCGACTCGGGTGCTTACGGCTTCGGCTACATCGTGATCAACAGCATGGCTGGCAAGTGGGCCACGCTCTACCACACGGAAAACCTTCGGTTCCGCGGAGCAGCGGTCTACACCAACCAGGTTCCCTGCGGTGCCTACCGCGGGGTGGGGACGGCGCAGATCCACTTCGCCATGGAATCGCAGATCGACGAGATCGCCCGCGAGCTCGGCGTCGACCCGATCGAGTATCGAATGCGACACGCGATCCGTCCCGGCGACCTCCTGCCCGGCGGGACACCGGTTCGAGCGCTGGGGCTCGAGGAGTGCGTGGCCCGCGGCAAGGAGGCCATCGGCTGGAACACGCCGATCCCTCATTCCGACGGACGCTTCGCACGCGGCCGAGGCATGGCACTCGGGCTTCATCACGCCGGATTCACGAACCTCATTCCCGGGCTGATCGAGCGGTCAATCTGTCGCGCCCGCCTGATCGACGGCGGTCGGCGCATCGCCGTGCACATTGCCGCGGTGGACAAGGGCCAAGGCGCCATCGGCACCATGATGGCCGTCGCGGCGCAGACACTGCACTGTGAGCTGGACGGCATCGTCGTCGACCCAGTCGACACCTCAGCGCCGTACGACGCGCTAGGGGCAGAGGCGAGCCGCAGCACCTATGTCCAGGGTCGAGCCGTGCAGGGCGCGTGCACCGAGCTCCAGGACGCGATCGTGGGAGCTGCGGCTCGCCGGCTCGGTATCCCCGTTGGGGGGTTGACCGTCGAGGACGGCTGGGTGGTGGCCGGAGACGATCGCCTCCTTGCCTTTGCCGACGTGGCCGAGGACCTGGTCGACGTCGTGGTGGAGCACGAGTACACGCCCACCGACCTGGATCCCCTGCCCGTGGTCGCGGCCGACTTCTGCGAGGTGGAGGTCGACCGTCTGACCGGTGTGGTCCGCGTGCTGCGCTTCGTCGCCGTACAGGACGCCGGAAAGGTCATCAACGTGCTCGGGGCCGAGGGCCAGATCGAGGGCGGGGTCCACCACGGGTTGGGCTACGCCCTCACCGAGACGCTCGAGATCGAGGACGGCCAGCCGATGAACGGCAACTTCGCCGGCTATCGGGTCCTGATGGCACCGGACATGCCGGAGATCGAGCCGATCCTCGTCGAGACCGTGGACGAGGAAGCCGGGCCGTTCGGGGCCAAGGGACTCGGGACCGGTGTCATTCCCGCAGTTGCCGCCGCAGCGGCCAACGCGATCCGCGACGCCCTCGGGGTGCGACCGCTCAGGGTGCCGATCACCCCGGCACGTGTCATCGAACTCCTGGACGGCTGA
- a CDS encoding N-acyl-D-amino-acid deacylase family protein, with amino-acid sequence MPEAHVLRGATVVDGTGSPGQRADVLVDGDRIAALLPPGSPVPDAATVHDVEGRHVVPGFIDVHSHDDLALLRDPWLVPKIAQGVTTVIVGNCGHGTAPLGVGNPMVEGVGAAVFGPAVEVDWTDTAGYLKRVAEVRPAVNVAALAAHNALRIAICGLDHRPATRPELDLMVSAARAARDAGALGLSTGLGYEPARAADEDEIVELARVFASTDGLYVTHLRDESDGVEDALREALRIGERSGCAVHVSHLKCAGERNWGRMPDLLKILSRARATADVYPYTAASTALRPALGAVGEAPLIAENYVIATASGFEEIEGRSLADLAAEWGCSGLEAARRVLERTDDQVTVVYFTMAEADVAAALADEITVIGSDGLPVGGRPHPRLYGTFPRVLTRHVAGEPHLSFEAAVHRMTGRAADVFGLGDRGRLVPGGFADLVVLDRERLTDRATYEDPRQTAAGIEAVMVNGAWVHSRDLADLRRSGRVLRGAGYKDEGTGRA; translated from the coding sequence ATGCCTGAGGCCCATGTCCTGCGAGGTGCGACCGTCGTGGACGGCACGGGCAGTCCCGGACAACGGGCTGATGTGCTCGTCGATGGTGATCGCATCGCTGCACTGCTCCCGCCGGGAAGCCCGGTGCCCGACGCTGCAACCGTCCACGACGTCGAGGGACGTCACGTCGTCCCAGGCTTCATCGACGTCCACAGCCACGATGACCTCGCCCTGCTGCGCGACCCGTGGCTCGTCCCGAAGATCGCTCAAGGAGTCACGACGGTCATCGTGGGGAACTGCGGTCACGGTACCGCTCCACTCGGTGTGGGCAATCCGATGGTGGAGGGAGTGGGCGCCGCCGTGTTCGGCCCGGCTGTGGAGGTCGACTGGACTGACACCGCGGGTTACCTCAAGCGCGTGGCCGAGGTGAGGCCGGCGGTCAACGTAGCCGCCCTGGCCGCCCACAACGCCCTCAGGATCGCCATCTGCGGTCTCGACCACCGGCCTGCGACCCGACCCGAGCTCGACCTGATGGTCTCGGCCGCGAGGGCAGCTCGTGATGCGGGTGCGCTGGGGTTGTCGACGGGCCTGGGCTACGAACCGGCACGGGCGGCCGACGAGGACGAGATCGTCGAACTGGCGCGCGTCTTCGCCTCGACCGACGGGCTCTACGTCACCCACCTCAGAGATGAGTCGGACGGCGTCGAGGATGCCCTCCGCGAGGCGCTGCGCATCGGGGAGCGCTCCGGATGCGCCGTCCACGTGAGTCACCTCAAGTGTGCCGGCGAGCGCAACTGGGGCCGGATGCCCGACCTCCTGAAGATCCTGTCCCGGGCGCGGGCCACCGCGGACGTGTACCCCTACACCGCAGCATCGACCGCCTTGCGCCCCGCACTTGGCGCAGTGGGCGAGGCACCACTGATCGCGGAGAACTACGTGATCGCCACCGCCAGCGGATTCGAGGAGATCGAGGGCCGAAGCCTCGCCGATCTCGCCGCGGAGTGGGGATGCAGTGGCCTCGAGGCGGCACGCCGGGTTCTCGAACGCACCGACGACCAGGTCACCGTCGTGTACTTCACGATGGCCGAGGCCGATGTCGCAGCAGCCTTGGCGGACGAGATCACCGTGATCGGTAGCGATGGCCTTCCGGTCGGCGGCCGCCCACATCCTCGTCTGTACGGAACGTTTCCCAGGGTGCTGACGCGCCATGTCGCCGGCGAGCCGCACCTGTCCTTCGAGGCGGCCGTCCATCGGATGACCGGACGTGCCGCGGACGTCTTCGGGCTCGGCGATCGCGGCCGACTGGTGCCGGGCGGGTTCGCCGACCTCGTAGTCCTCGACCGCGAGCGGCTGACCGACCGGGCGACGTACGAGGACCCGCGTCAGACCGCTGCCGGTATCGAGGCCGTCATGGTCAACGGGGCCTGGGTCCATTCGCGTGACCTTGCCGACTTGCGCCGGTCCGGACGGGTGCTGCGTGGAGCCGGCTACAAGGACGAAGGGACGGGCCGAGCATGA
- a CDS encoding YybH family protein gives MSDKNKVSTTADESVDYQAKDREAVFEVHNRYMVANTEVDTAKLAEVWDATPTNVYFNLTGHNYRGLEHWSKLWHYYQPRLNMLMPWISWDHNIWVEGDVAWLTCLRLSQAQWVGEGSRGPVDQSLPTVSRATEIYKRVDGEWKAVHVHYSPAALSPRPGNV, from the coding sequence ATGTCAGACAAGAACAAGGTCAGCACGACGGCCGATGAGTCGGTCGACTACCAGGCGAAGGACCGCGAGGCGGTCTTCGAAGTGCACAACCGCTACATGGTCGCCAACACCGAGGTCGACACCGCCAAGTTGGCTGAGGTTTGGGACGCCACACCGACGAACGTCTACTTCAACCTGACCGGTCACAACTATCGGGGACTCGAGCACTGGTCCAAGTTGTGGCACTACTACCAGCCGCGGCTCAACATGCTGATGCCGTGGATCTCCTGGGATCACAACATCTGGGTCGAAGGCGACGTTGCCTGGCTGACCTGCCTGCGTCTGAGCCAGGCGCAGTGGGTCGGCGAAGGCAGCCGTGGCCCGGTCGACCAGTCACTGCCGACCGTGTCGCGAGCGACCGAGATCTACAAGCGCGTGGACGGTGAATGGAAGGCGGTGCACGTGCACTACTCACCCGCAGCGCTCAGCCCCCGTCCCGGAAATGTCTGA
- a CDS encoding FAD binding domain-containing protein has product MITTDDQLVAAETYEEAAAILATHRDDARILAGGQSLALLMRLGFASPQVLVSLRRCPDVTALATGPNEATVGARVTVAAIAESRLRAAAPVVASAAGQIASPHVRNVGTLVGNLCHADPGNDMAAPLLCHDAIAIVASSRGERHLRLEELLASPFVLSLDDDEFVRGCRIPRLDGWRGSYRKVVWRGADHPVTAAAVTLRIVAGVVEDVRVSVGACVAVPRRLPQLEADLRGLEVDASPDLYPMVSDHLAGVDMLEESEISAAYRSRATAAAIHDAVADCTRVGRHHR; this is encoded by the coding sequence ATGATCACCACAGATGACCAGCTGGTCGCGGCGGAGACCTACGAGGAAGCCGCAGCCATTCTGGCGACACACCGCGACGATGCCAGGATCCTGGCCGGTGGGCAGTCGCTGGCCCTCCTCATGCGGCTGGGCTTCGCCTCGCCTCAGGTGCTGGTCAGCCTGCGCCGATGCCCCGATGTCACTGCGCTGGCCACCGGGCCGAACGAGGCGACAGTAGGCGCGCGCGTCACGGTCGCGGCCATCGCGGAGAGTCGGCTGCGTGCCGCCGCGCCGGTGGTCGCGTCCGCTGCTGGCCAGATCGCCTCCCCACACGTTCGCAACGTAGGGACGCTGGTGGGCAACCTCTGCCATGCAGACCCCGGCAACGACATGGCAGCGCCGCTGCTGTGCCATGACGCGATCGCGATCGTCGCCTCCAGCCGGGGCGAACGCCACCTCCGGCTCGAGGAACTCCTGGCCAGCCCATTCGTGTTGTCGCTGGATGACGACGAGTTCGTACGCGGATGCCGGATCCCACGGCTGGACGGATGGCGAGGCTCCTATCGCAAGGTCGTGTGGCGCGGCGCCGACCATCCGGTGACCGCGGCCGCAGTGACCTTGCGGATCGTGGCGGGGGTCGTCGAAGACGTCCGGGTCTCGGTGGGTGCCTGCGTCGCGGTCCCGAGGAGGCTCCCGCAGCTCGAGGCCGATCTGCGTGGACTCGAGGTCGACGCATCGCCGGACCTGTATCCGATGGTGAGCGATCACCTCGCCGGCGTCGACATGCTCGAGGAATCTGAGATCTCCGCTGCCTACCGCTCCAGGGCTACGGCGGCCGCCATCCACGACGCCGTCGCGGACTGCACGAGAGTTGGGAGGCACCACCGATGA
- a CDS encoding branched-chain amino acid ABC transporter permease, with translation MVNGLFLGAIYALAAIGFVLIHNVSGSVNFSHGALVLLGTYLGVMYVDIASVSMWLVLVLVALTMVGIGMLLELVAFRPLEGKPFVAVFISTLALGLIIAQVILLVWGPRPRAGTALVRGQLTVGSVTVPNQGLIILGLTLAVVAAQWVMFHRTRIGIRLRATADDSVTASMMGIRTGRNRLLVFGIAAALAGVAGVLIAPLSFVDPSRGGIDIMIKIYIAVVIGGFGSEVGAAAGGIVLGLAEVLTAGYLSATYRDVIIYSLLIAVLVLRPSGLFGQPTLREA, from the coding sequence ATGGTCAACGGACTATTCCTCGGGGCGATCTACGCCCTGGCAGCCATCGGGTTCGTCCTGATCCACAACGTGAGTGGCTCGGTGAACTTCTCACACGGGGCGCTCGTGCTGCTCGGCACCTACCTCGGCGTCATGTACGTCGACATCGCGTCGGTTTCGATGTGGCTGGTGCTGGTCTTGGTCGCACTCACGATGGTAGGCATCGGGATGCTGCTCGAGCTCGTCGCATTCCGACCGCTGGAGGGGAAGCCGTTCGTTGCGGTATTCATCTCGACGCTCGCGCTCGGGTTGATCATCGCCCAGGTGATCCTCCTGGTCTGGGGGCCGCGGCCCCGCGCCGGAACTGCGCTCGTTCGCGGACAGTTGACGGTGGGGTCGGTCACGGTGCCGAACCAGGGTCTCATCATCCTTGGTTTGACCTTGGCAGTCGTCGCGGCGCAGTGGGTAATGTTTCATCGCACCCGGATCGGCATCCGGCTCCGGGCGACGGCGGACGACTCGGTGACAGCGAGCATGATGGGCATCCGCACTGGTCGAAACAGGTTGCTGGTCTTCGGCATCGCAGCGGCGTTGGCGGGGGTGGCTGGGGTCCTCATCGCTCCACTGAGTTTCGTGGATCCCAGCCGCGGCGGCATCGACATCATGATCAAGATCTACATCGCTGTGGTGATCGGCGGCTTCGGGTCCGAGGTGGGAGCCGCGGCCGGAGGAATCGTCCTGGGCCTGGCCGAGGTGCTCACTGCCGGCTATCTGAGCGCGACCTATCGAGACGTCATCATCTACAGCCTGCTGATCGCAGTGCTGGTCCTGCGACCGAGCGGTCTGTTCGGGCAACCGACTCTCAGGGAGGCGTGA
- a CDS encoding (2Fe-2S)-binding protein, protein MTFELKVNGRVHVVSSSPFSTLAEVLREDCGLTGTKIGCGVGYCGACTVLLDGEPVHACCMIAGDCVDAVITTIEGAREEPEGAEVISACARLGAVQCGFCTAGFVMSAVGMPDAACRSRASVRDYLVGNICRCTGYAKLIDAVYEAKQVAP, encoded by the coding sequence ATGACGTTCGAGCTGAAGGTCAACGGACGAGTCCACGTGGTCTCGTCCTCCCCGTTCAGCACGCTGGCCGAGGTCCTGCGCGAGGACTGCGGGCTGACCGGCACCAAGATCGGCTGCGGTGTCGGCTACTGCGGTGCCTGCACGGTGCTGCTCGACGGCGAGCCGGTCCACGCCTGCTGCATGATCGCGGGTGACTGCGTCGACGCCGTCATCACGACCATCGAAGGCGCCCGCGAGGAGCCGGAGGGCGCCGAGGTCATCTCCGCGTGCGCGCGGCTCGGAGCCGTCCAATGCGGCTTCTGCACCGCGGGGTTCGTGATGTCGGCCGTTGGGATGCCGGACGCTGCCTGCAGATCTCGGGCGTCCGTCCGCGACTACCTCGTCGGGAACATCTGCCGATGCACCGGCTATGCCAAACTCATCGATGCCGTGTACGAGGCCAAGCAGGTGGCACCGTGA
- a CDS encoding oxamate carbamoyltransferase subunit AllG family protein codes for MKHRDAEIERLVTGPLVPKDEIQHLAASAVHLKGIVRAGAVWPELECGTSFLHAGPPLGDREPRAAMKGAVMALLLAQGVAGNVNEAHALVDDGALSLRPCHEVSAVGAMAGVVGAATPVVVVEAANGMRGYAPMNEGLGSALRFGDFDPTTIDRLRYLTTVVAPALSRAIQAADPIDVVELQADALRRADEGHNRNVAATSMLATILAPHLIEANDSVQGEAAARELRDNGHFFLAPSMAAAKVLADGLHARGPRGIVTAIASNGHSTGIRVSGTRGWFERPARIEVFQPLHGMDRRDADHPVGDSSVVETIGLGAMALSAAPGLARAMGWSLEQAQAHVGQMYAICETTSPRYTIPTRNFEPAPLGISVAKVLETGILPAFTTGFSHTELGHGRVGFGMVRVDRGAFEDAAAALAGKTVAGVDHA; via the coding sequence ATGAAGCACCGGGACGCCGAGATCGAGCGTCTGGTCACTGGTCCCCTCGTGCCGAAGGACGAGATTCAGCACCTGGCGGCGTCCGCGGTGCACCTCAAGGGCATCGTCCGGGCAGGTGCGGTGTGGCCAGAGCTCGAGTGCGGGACCTCCTTCCTGCACGCCGGTCCGCCGTTGGGCGATCGTGAGCCCCGGGCTGCGATGAAGGGCGCCGTGATGGCGCTCCTCCTCGCCCAAGGTGTCGCCGGCAACGTCAACGAGGCCCATGCCCTGGTCGACGACGGCGCGCTCTCGCTGCGCCCTTGCCATGAGGTCTCCGCGGTCGGAGCCATGGCCGGCGTCGTTGGTGCCGCGACACCGGTTGTCGTGGTCGAGGCCGCCAACGGGATGCGCGGGTACGCGCCGATGAACGAAGGCCTGGGCAGCGCCCTGCGCTTCGGAGACTTCGACCCGACGACCATCGACCGTCTGCGGTATCTGACCACCGTCGTCGCCCCCGCCCTAAGCCGGGCGATCCAGGCCGCCGATCCGATCGACGTCGTGGAGCTTCAGGCCGACGCTCTACGGCGGGCGGACGAGGGACACAACCGCAATGTCGCGGCAACCTCGATGCTCGCCACCATCTTGGCCCCTCATCTGATCGAGGCGAACGACTCGGTGCAGGGCGAGGCTGCGGCCCGTGAGCTTCGGGACAACGGCCACTTCTTCCTAGCGCCGTCGATGGCAGCCGCGAAGGTCCTCGCCGACGGACTGCACGCGCGCGGCCCGCGAGGCATCGTCACCGCGATCGCCTCCAACGGCCACTCCACCGGGATCCGGGTGTCCGGCACCCGTGGGTGGTTCGAGCGGCCGGCGCGTATCGAGGTCTTTCAACCGTTGCACGGTATGGACCGGCGCGACGCGGATCACCCGGTGGGCGACTCCTCGGTGGTCGAGACGATCGGTCTCGGTGCGATGGCCCTCTCGGCCGCCCCTGGCCTGGCGCGAGCCATGGGCTGGAGCCTCGAGCAAGCCCAGGCCCATGTCGGCCAGATGTACGCCATCTGCGAGACCACCAGCCCGCGCTACACGATCCCGACCAGGAACTTCGAGCCGGCGCCGCTGGGCATCAGCGTGGCCAAGGTGCTCGAGACCGGGATCCTTCCCGCGTTCACCACGGGCTTCTCTCACACCGAGCTGGGTCATGGCCGCGTGGGCTTCGGCATGGTCCGGGTGGACCGCGGCGCGTTCGAGGACGCCGCCGCCGCGCTTGCCGGCAAGACCGTGGCAGGTGTCGACCATGCCTGA
- a CDS encoding ABC transporter substrate-binding protein: MRVRNLTAAVAVTGMLLATTACGGGASSSGEVTVGAVLTLTGVGADFGQAQRAALEMGVADEEKKTGTKVNLVVEDSGESNTVALSALSSVLSKRPAIVYGPFLGTQVLAMTPKVEQAKVPLLVTSGTKSITEGAATSQIFRWYASTALSEPATAAYLDAKLHIKAAAILYDTTAYGQDGLGLVRGQLEKDGVKVLTTQAVNPTDTDVSGQVHSILATKPDAIFVQLIGGASGAVALKALTAQGNHAPVIWGSGITSHSLLDLIDDQDVNGVYGNQLKVITAQTAKGEIGDFLQRYKKKTNREGDAFALAAYDAGRFIVQSVADGVDTPQKWDEHLKSTTYKGLLATYHDDGDGNMVNETTILQMHNKVPVPIDVVNGAPAK, from the coding sequence ATGAGAGTACGAAACCTTACGGCCGCAGTTGCGGTCACAGGAATGTTGCTCGCCACCACCGCTTGCGGCGGGGGAGCGAGCAGTTCCGGCGAGGTCACGGTCGGCGCCGTCCTCACCCTGACGGGCGTTGGCGCCGACTTCGGTCAGGCTCAACGAGCAGCGCTCGAGATGGGCGTTGCCGATGAAGAGAAGAAGACGGGCACGAAGGTCAACCTGGTCGTCGAGGACAGTGGCGAGTCGAACACGGTCGCGCTGAGTGCGCTGTCCTCAGTGCTGAGCAAGCGGCCCGCAATCGTCTACGGCCCCTTCCTCGGCACCCAGGTCCTTGCGATGACACCGAAGGTGGAGCAGGCCAAGGTCCCCTTGCTGGTCACCTCGGGGACCAAGTCCATCACCGAGGGCGCGGCTACCTCGCAGATCTTCCGCTGGTACGCCAGCACGGCGTTGTCGGAGCCGGCAACGGCGGCGTATCTCGACGCGAAGCTGCACATCAAGGCCGCCGCGATCCTCTACGACACCACCGCCTACGGGCAAGACGGCCTCGGGCTGGTCCGCGGCCAGCTCGAAAAGGACGGCGTGAAGGTCCTCACGACACAGGCGGTCAATCCGACCGACACGGACGTCTCCGGCCAGGTCCACAGCATCCTTGCCACCAAGCCGGACGCGATCTTCGTGCAGCTCATCGGTGGCGCCTCGGGCGCGGTGGCGCTGAAGGCGCTCACCGCCCAGGGCAACCACGCCCCCGTCATCTGGGGATCAGGGATCACCTCGCACTCCCTGCTCGACCTGATCGATGACCAGGACGTCAACGGCGTCTACGGCAACCAGCTGAAGGTGATCACGGCGCAGACGGCCAAGGGTGAGATCGGCGACTTCCTCCAGCGGTACAAGAAGAAGACGAATCGCGAGGGCGATGCCTTCGCACTCGCCGCCTACGACGCCGGCCGGTTCATCGTGCAGTCGGTTGCCGACGGAGTCGACACGCCCCAGAAGTGGGACGAGCATCTCAAGTCGACCACCTACAAGGGTCTGCTCGCCACCTACCACGACGACGGCGACGGAAACATGGTCAACGAGACCACCATCCTCCAGATGCACAACAAAGTTCCCGTGCCCATCGACGTCGTCAACGGCGCCCCGGCCAAGTAG